One Chaetodon auriga isolate fChaAug3 chromosome 11, fChaAug3.hap1, whole genome shotgun sequence genomic window, CCTTCAGTGAGttgatgaataaaacacaactaCAAATGCTGACACCTACTTGTAATAGGTGACGAAGGTCTGGCCGGTGTTGAGGTTGATATAGCTGTAGAAGGGGTCTCCATACTGAAGTGTTGATCCAATGTGTGGTAGTCCATCGGCGTCCAGTTTTCCACTTGCCTGAGAGTCACCCGGCTTGGTCCCAAACACCACGCCATCGTCTCCCTTCACCTTGTCTGCCAGGTCCACCAGCTCAGTCTTGTAGATGCTTCCGTGGGCAAAGCCTCTCTCCCATGATGACTTGTTCACAATCTTAATAAGATCACAGCGCGTCAGGATTTCACTCCATTCCCAGAAGGGGAAACAGTACCTACTGTGTTGTACTCACCATGGCATCTTCCATGTCGTAGCCTGTATAGGATATGACGGCCACGATGGCGTTGGTGCCGCTGGGGTAGTTGTCCAGGTTGTAGTGGTCGTACATGTAGGGCCTGACCAGCGGGCTCTGAGGAGTCTGCAGCCGGTACAGCTTGTTATCGGAGCGATCCATGAATGACTGCAGGGGGAACCCCATAGTCTGCTTACCTGAAAAGAGAATGAGTTCAGTCTCTGATGGACAAAATGCCTCAAGGCTCTACCAGGCAAATGCTTCACGGCAGCTACACATGACAATGAAAGGACTGAAGTATGTGAATCTCATCAGCCTGTACGCCTGCGTAGCTGCATGGTGCCTCTAATGGCGGTCTCAAACTCACTCATCTGACACTGGTACATGTTTCTGGGACTCTGGTTGTGGTCTGAGTAGGGGATGAAGTTGGCCACCACACTGAGCATACTGTGAGGGAAGAGCTCCTGGTGTGTGGTCACTCCAGGCTCAATCTCATCCTCCAAGATGCCAACATTGATGTAAAGCTGCAACAAGATAGAAAAAGatgattaaataaaacaattcaACAACCAATCAGTCTTTACATGTTCGTGCTTCAAGTACTGGGCTCATCCAACTACCACAGAAAAGTCTTAAATGATAGTTTACACATACTTGTTCAAAGGTGCCAATCAACTCCTGCTTGCCAAGAGCTAAGTTTCGCACAGGCCGCACCATACGACAGGGAGTTGTGAAGAGGAACAGGCCTGGGTACAAGCTGGCCTTGCCTGTTTTTGGAACCAGTACGATCTCGGTCCAGGGTGGgatcttcttctctttcagcaCCTGAAAGTATTTGCTTTATATGTCAGTTTTCTGCACGAATTATGTGCAAGCAACAACTACTAGACATCTTATATCTTATACAAATATCTTGACAAACCTTGAACCTGCGGAGTGAGTCAACCACAACTGGGGCTAATTCAGTCTCCACCCAGCCTACGACAGCCCCATCAAGGACCACCGGGTAGCAGTCTGAAAAGGCTTGTCCAGGAAATCCATCCGCTGGAGTAACACCTTAAGCACCAGAGACAGAAAGGGTTTTGTACTACGCCCTCCAGTCCACTGACACATACTTTGAAATGCGTGTCAGAAAAAGTTGAGTTCCATTTGATCCATGATGACATCTGTAGACTCACCAagggaacagagcagagcaggcaggGATATGGTGGGCAAGGTTGGTGCCACGATCTCACAGGTGGCCGTCATGTGGTTCATGAGTCCACAGGGTTCACCATCAGGAGTGTGGACGGGACACAGGAAGCCCCAGGACTCGGGCAGCAGCTTACGAACAGATGTGGTTCTCATCTTGGCGAACGCTGCCCCTCTGTGCACGCAGCGGAAGTGGGACAGGTAGCGGATAAAGTTGAGCTTGTCAGCTACCACACACAGGCCGGTGTTCTGCAGCATGCCGAGACCTGTGGAGAGAGGGCAAAACCATATTTCCTTCAGAGATGAACTACCTTTTTAGAACAAAAAGCATAAAGTCATAATCAATTCATATAGCCATACCTGTCTTGGAGTTGAGGTTCCCAGTGGCCAGCAGATATTCAAAGGCTTTGGTCAGGTCTGTGCCCATGTTGAATATCTTCATCACGTTTTCAGCGCTCATTCCTCCCCTCAGTCTGCCACCTCTCTTATCAAAGGACAGCTTCACAGACACCAGCCAGGCAGCCAGTCTCTCCTGATGGAAATGTTACAGATATGTAAGATCTCTGAGACAAAATAAGTGTTTCCTTTGATGTTACCAGTAAATTAAGTGTTGTTTTAATATACTAATATCACATATTCACACAGAGATTTAATTTGTCagtaaagaaaagtaaagtaaGTAAAGTAAAACTTTTAAATGTCAGTCTGCGCTCAGTTCTGAACACGTTATGTAGACACTGCACTTCCCCGCCAAAGGCCAACAAAAGACATACATACATCGCTCAGTGCCTCTTCAAATGACTTCATGACCTCACCTTCAGAAACATGAGGTAGAGCTGACCAGGAGTGAGCACTTCCTGACACATGATGCTGTCAGGGTTTTCCTCCATGCACTCCTGCTTGGCAAACGTGAACAGCTTCCGGGTCATCAGACACAGCAGGTAGAACTTCTCCACGTCTGACTTCAGGTGGATACAGATGCACTCACTGggcaaaacagagcaaaactCATTTTACTACCAACACCAGAAAACACGATGAGTAGCGCTTGGTTTCTGTCAGGaggctgatttaaaaaaaaaaaaacacgtgtcATAGAGACTTACTCTAGCAGGAAGTTGGCACACTGCTCGTTTGTATACCACTCAGGAAGGTTCATCTTAACCCTGAAGCGCTCTCCCAGGTAATTAAGCACCTTGCTGCGGGTGGTGCAGCCCTCCTCCATGACGATGCGCAGCATCTCGGATGCACAGCTCTTGTAGAAAGAGTTGTCCTCACGGCCCTTGATTAGCTCCTGGTGGATCTGGAAGTCTGTGAAGTCCACCAGAGCCTGGAGGAGAGCACAGAGACAATGAGGTGTATTAACACATCACACAGCTCCAAATGAGGTCTCATCTACTGTCTTATTatctttctgttctgttcagcATCTCAttttgctttgaaaaacacataaacctGATTAGTACCTTGAGTGCAAAGCCTagtgggaggaagaagagctCTTTTTGGTAGATGAAGTTCAGCATCACAGTCCCGTTGTCCAGATAATGGAGGTTCATGTTGATGGCTGAGTGCTCTTCCTTCACACAACGCATAGACACACctgtgagaagaaaaacaggatgGCATCCAATGGAAAACTTAAATTGTTGTATTCAGGCTATTAATACACTTTGACTACAGTTTGGCTAAAAGGTTATATTTACCATACTGAGTGTATCCCTGCCCTCTACTCTTCCACTTCGGTCTTGACATGGCGATAGGAAAGTTCCTCCTTGGCATAATCAGCATACGAATAACTTTCTCGATTCCATTCACGATGAAATAACCTCCCATTTCCTGTTAGTGTTAAAGAGGGAGGTTGTACTTTATTGATGAGTACGACTGCACGCAATGAATTTCCACTGACCTCACATGTTACAAACGCGTGCCTCACCTCTGCTTCTTCGTGATGCTCTACGAGCTCTTTGGGGGACATGCCGTGGAGGTTACACAGCTTGGACTTCACCATGATTGGCAGCTGACCCATGGCTTGTTTGATGATGCCTTTGGGAACGCCATTGACTGACCAGCTGACGTCTGCCTGAGATGATGCAAAGCACAACCAATTCAAGAAGAGACCAAAGCGTTCTCATGCCTCTCACGTGCAGGTTGCATCCTTCATTCGGACCTCCTCGTTTGCAGACTCACCACCAGCTTTCCTCTGTATGAACACCTTCTTCCCCTGCACTCTGCTGGAAACACCTTCATGTCCTTGCAGATGCTCCCTTTGGCGACCACCGGGTTGTAGATGGTGGCTTCGACAAACGAAAGGCTGATCCTGTCATTTTTGAACATGAACTCCAGAGGGGGGATGGACTGAGGAAGACATGCCACACCACAAAATGAGAAACCCCGACTGAACGTGACTTTAAGCTACCTGGTGCTAGCTTTAACTGAGTGTTTGAAGAGTTGTACGTAATTTAAATGTGTCCTAAGTGGTTATTGTGTTTAATTAGAGAACTAGTCGAAACACGTTAGCTGATATAGTGAGCTTAAAACAATGAGCTACTTCATGTAACTGCACGCTTTAACAAGCTAACTAACACTTAGCTAGGTGTCATTTCAAATGATATTAACTTTAAAAACAAGCCACTGATGAGTCGTTTCGTACTTTTTTCTCGCCTTCATAAATTGCTCCACTGAGGTAAGCCTTAGTATATCTTGAAGCAGTAATATGTTGAATGCTTTCTAACTTTGTTCAGGGAAAGTTGAACTGACCTGCACGACGCGGCTCAGTCCGTCAGTGACAGCCTGGTCAAACGACTCGATGTGGGCTTTGGTCAGATCCTGAACGGCGGCATGTTGAGTCTCCGTCAGGACGCCAAATCCTCCCTCTGTCAGATTCTTTAGACTCGGACCTTTCGGCAAGTTACTCCACTTTTCGGAAGAGTCCATGCTTGCTATACGAGGGAGGCATTGGCTTGTTTACCACATGTGCATGGTGACACCGGAA contains:
- the polr1b gene encoding DNA-directed RNA polymerase I subunit RPA2, which codes for MDSSEKWSNLPKGPSLKNLTEGGFGVLTETQHAAVQDLTKAHIESFDQAVTDGLSRVVQSIPPLEFMFKNDRISLSFVEATIYNPVVAKGSICKDMKVFPAECRGRRCSYRGKLVADVSWSVNGVPKGIIKQAMGQLPIMVKSKLCNLHGMSPKELVEHHEEAEEMGGYFIVNGIEKVIRMLIMPRRNFPIAMSRPKWKSRGQGYTQYGVSMRCVKEEHSAINMNLHYLDNGTVMLNFIYQKELFFLPLGFALKALVDFTDFQIHQELIKGREDNSFYKSCASEMLRIVMEEGCTTRSKVLNYLGERFRVKMNLPEWYTNEQCANFLLDECICIHLKSDVEKFYLLCLMTRKLFTFAKQECMEENPDSIMCQEVLTPGQLYLMFLKERLAAWLVSVKLSFDKRGGRLRGGMSAENVMKIFNMGTDLTKAFEYLLATGNLNSKTGLGMLQNTGLCVVADKLNFIRYLSHFRCVHRGAAFAKMRTTSVRKLLPESWGFLCPVHTPDGEPCGLMNHMTATCEIVAPTLPTISLPALLCSLGVTPADGFPGQAFSDCYPVVLDGAVVGWVETELAPVVVDSLRRFKVLKEKKIPPWTEIVLVPKTGKASLYPGLFLFTTPCRMVRPVRNLALGKQELIGTFEQLYINVGILEDEIEPGVTTHQELFPHSMLSVVANFIPYSDHNQSPRNMYQCQMSKQTMGFPLQSFMDRSDNKLYRLQTPQSPLVRPYMYDHYNLDNYPSGTNAIVAVISYTGYDMEDAMIVNKSSWERGFAHGSIYKTELVDLADKVKGDDGVVFGTKPGDSQASGKLDADGLPHIGSTLQYGDPFYSYINLNTGQTFVTYYKSQEACVVDNIKICSNDSGSGRFKRVCITVRVPRNPTIGDKFASRHGQKGILSRLWPAEDMPFTESGMSPDILFNPHGFPSRMTIGMLIESMAGKSGALHGLSHDATPFTFTEKNSALEYFGEMLRAGGYNYYGTERLYSGLSGQELEADIFIGVVYYQRLRHMVSDKFQVRTTGARDKVTNQPVGGRNIQGGIRFGEMERDALLAHGSSFLLHDRLFNCSDRSVALVCVDCGSLLSPLLEKPPPHWSATRHRKTVCTLCGKSDSIDSVSVPYVFRYFVAELAAMNIKVKLDVK